The Brasilonema sennae CENA114 genome includes a region encoding these proteins:
- a CDS encoding lysophospholipid acyltransferase family protein, which produces MRNQDYDDKISNPFSELLEQLSIFTNNSGTNSKASGRRFDGWSLSERNPEIIKAWMPIWEWFYRYYFRVQTSGWHHMPSDGKVLIVGSHNGGLGSPDTSMFMYDWFRTFGYERLAYALMHPSAWDTPIFAVPGAPVGAIIAHPKMASAALRKDAALLVYPGGAQDLFRPYTWRNRIHLANNKAFIKLALREEVPIVPIISHGAHSTLIVLADFYHQMKQLHEWGFPWLLDGNTGVFPVYLGLPWGVGIGPLPNIPFPMQIHTHVCAPIVFERYGRVAARDRTYVDACYEQVRAMMQAELDELVQKYDRSKGFSK; this is translated from the coding sequence ATGCGTAACCAGGACTACGACGACAAAATCTCTAACCCCTTTTCTGAATTATTAGAGCAGTTAAGTATTTTCACAAATAACTCGGGTACTAACTCAAAAGCCTCTGGTCGTAGGTTCGATGGTTGGTCTTTATCGGAGCGAAACCCTGAGATTATAAAAGCTTGGATGCCGATATGGGAATGGTTTTACCGCTACTATTTTCGGGTTCAAACCTCTGGGTGGCATCATATGCCATCAGATGGAAAAGTGTTGATTGTCGGTTCCCATAATGGCGGGTTGGGTTCACCTGATACGTCAATGTTCATGTATGACTGGTTCCGCACTTTTGGTTATGAGCGATTAGCCTACGCCTTGATGCACCCGTCAGCTTGGGATACCCCTATCTTTGCTGTGCCGGGTGCTCCGGTGGGAGCTATTATAGCACATCCCAAAATGGCGAGTGCAGCCCTACGAAAGGATGCAGCACTACTGGTTTACCCAGGAGGTGCACAGGATTTGTTTCGTCCTTACACTTGGCGAAACCGAATTCATCTGGCAAATAATAAGGCGTTCATCAAGTTGGCTTTACGAGAAGAGGTACCAATTGTGCCCATTATTTCTCATGGTGCACACTCAACTTTGATTGTGCTAGCTGATTTCTACCACCAGATGAAACAATTGCATGAATGGGGCTTTCCTTGGTTACTTGATGGGAACACGGGCGTATTCCCAGTTTACCTTGGGCTACCTTGGGGGGTGGGGATTGGACCTTTACCAAATATCCCCTTCCCCATGCAGATTCACACTCACGTCTGTGCACCAATTGTATTTGAGCGTTATGGGCGTGTTGCGGCTCGCGATCGCACCTACGTAGATGCTTGTTACGAACAGGTTCGTGCGATGATGCAAGCTGAACTAGATGAGTTGGTACAAAAGTATGACCGCTCAAAAGGGTTTTCAAAATAA
- a CDS encoding nitrilase-related carbon-nitrogen hydrolase, with amino-acid sequence MTVNPQTIDSFRALALQVTCHAVNQATDRQEARSLMQNTIKRLGQQIAASIAFIGFDCRLIVLPEYFLTGFPMGESLAVWGEKACLEMAGAEYEALSKIAQKQGIFIAGNAYELDPNFPELYFQTCFVIDPSGSVVLRYRRLNSMFAPTPHDVWEKYLDCYGLEGVFPVAKTEIGNLGAIASEEILYPEVARCLAMRGAEIFLHSTSEVYGKERAPKEAAKICRAVENMAYVVSSNTAGIANIPIPVASADGGSKIIDYRGLVLAETGEGESMAAFAEIDLTALRRYRRRPGLNNLLSRQRFELYAESYGHSHFYPANSMLEKEVDRKHFIQTQQETIERLTKLGVI; translated from the coding sequence ATGACAGTCAATCCACAAACCATCGACTCATTTCGAGCCTTAGCACTTCAGGTAACGTGCCATGCAGTCAACCAAGCAACTGACCGTCAGGAAGCACGTTCTTTGATGCAAAATACTATCAAGCGTTTAGGACAACAAATCGCTGCCAGTATTGCATTCATCGGCTTTGACTGTCGTTTAATTGTTCTACCAGAATACTTCCTCACAGGCTTTCCAATGGGAGAGTCGCTGGCTGTCTGGGGGGAAAAAGCTTGTTTAGAAATGGCGGGTGCTGAATACGAAGCACTCAGTAAAATTGCACAAAAACAGGGTATTTTTATTGCAGGTAATGCCTACGAGCTTGACCCCAATTTTCCAGAGCTATACTTTCAAACCTGCTTTGTTATCGACCCATCAGGGTCAGTTGTCTTGCGGTATCGACGGCTGAATTCTATGTTTGCTCCGACACCCCATGATGTTTGGGAGAAATATCTTGACTGTTACGGACTTGAAGGGGTGTTTCCGGTTGCAAAGACTGAAATTGGGAATTTGGGGGCGATCGCATCAGAAGAAATTTTATATCCGGAAGTAGCGCGCTGTCTAGCAATGCGTGGAGCAGAGATTTTTCTGCACTCAACCTCAGAAGTTTATGGCAAAGAACGCGCTCCCAAAGAAGCAGCAAAAATCTGCCGCGCTGTGGAAAATATGGCTTACGTAGTCTCATCCAATACGGCAGGCATCGCTAATATCCCCATCCCTGTTGCTTCTGCCGATGGTGGCTCTAAAATCATTGACTATCGAGGGTTAGTTTTAGCCGAGACAGGCGAAGGGGAAAGTATGGCAGCTTTTGCTGAGATAGACTTGACTGCTTTACGCCGCTACCGCCGCCGCCCAGGGTTAAATAATTTACTTTCACGACAACGGTTTGAACTCTACGCAGAAAGTTATGGTCACTCGCACTTTTACCCGGCTAACAGTATGCTGGAAAAAGAAGTAGACCGCAAACACTTTATCCAAACACAGCAAGAAACGATAGAGCGCCTAACTAAACTAGGGGTGATTTGA
- a CDS encoding DUF1003 domain-containing protein yields the protein MNLTKKTLSKSVDPKVIQNSSQVKKQHLAVENISTKELTHGQRLADKLAAQVGSWGFLIGQSAILAGWVGLNAMPGVPHWDESPFMMLNLVFSFASAYTAPIVLMSQNRQSDTDRRNAEIDHQVNLKAGQNIELLHEKLDALHTQRLNELTQIIKEQQQSLNEIKVTLVPESKEVKLHLLPGRHAQINSKFSKQASSYKLMSVKQQIDENNKTIEN from the coding sequence ATGAATCTTACCAAAAAAACATTATCAAAGAGTGTTGATCCAAAAGTCATTCAAAATTCTTCTCAGGTAAAGAAACAGCATTTAGCAGTCGAAAACATATCTACTAAAGAATTGACTCACGGGCAGCGCCTTGCCGATAAATTAGCAGCACAAGTAGGTTCTTGGGGATTTCTCATCGGTCAAAGCGCAATTTTGGCGGGCTGGGTAGGTCTAAACGCCATGCCTGGTGTTCCTCACTGGGATGAGTCTCCATTCATGATGCTCAACTTAGTGTTTTCATTTGCTTCAGCCTACACAGCCCCTATTGTCTTGATGAGTCAGAATCGCCAGTCTGATACAGACCGCAGAAATGCCGAAATTGACCACCAAGTGAATCTCAAAGCTGGACAAAACATTGAACTACTTCATGAAAAATTGGATGCATTACACACTCAACGGTTAAATGAACTGACTCAAATTATCAAAGAACAGCAACAATCTCTCAATGAGATAAAAGTAACTTTAGTTCCAGAATCCAAAGAAGTTAAATTACATCTATTACCAGGACGCCATGCCCAAATCAATAGCAAATTCTCCAAGCAAGCTTCCAGTTATAAACTTATGAGTGTTAAGCAGCAAATTGATGAGAATAACAAAACTATTGAGAATTAA
- the modA gene encoding molybdate ABC transporter substrate-binding protein, producing the protein MKKRHKLALASASIALGFGGIQAKPAEAAAVGPVDVYAAASLNGSLQAAEALYKLSNPDVTFNNTFGASGTLVNQILTNTDNRNIDVFFPVSEAPLDTLQSNGKLVAGTRQDVVGNTLAIIQPTNSTVPISSVQDLVNVTRNVIIGNPATVPAGQFAQQLFRNSGISLQPPKLVYGTDVRDVLNQVSSITNDTIDAGVVYTTDALTQPDLVKIAYTPPTNLYSPIVYGSAVLAQSQNLNAARDFNSFLGSPQAFTVFQSYGFTKPVPEPLTIGGTIAAGLFGVAMKRKAAKAKAKAAVN; encoded by the coding sequence ATGAAGAAAAGGCACAAATTAGCGCTGGCTAGCGCTAGCATTGCTTTGGGTTTTGGTGGCATCCAAGCAAAACCAGCAGAAGCTGCTGCAGTTGGTCCGGTTGACGTCTATGCTGCTGCCAGCTTGAACGGCAGCCTGCAGGCTGCTGAGGCACTTTACAAGCTAAGCAATCCAGACGTCACCTTTAACAATACCTTTGGGGCTTCTGGTACTCTGGTTAATCAAATCCTAACAAATACAGATAATAGAAATATAGATGTCTTCTTCCCAGTATCCGAAGCACCCTTAGATACTCTGCAATCTAACGGCAAACTGGTAGCAGGAACCAGACAAGACGTAGTAGGCAACACCTTGGCTATAATCCAGCCTACAAATTCAACCGTACCTATATCAAGCGTTCAAGACTTAGTAAATGTGACCCGTAACGTGATTATTGGTAATCCTGCGACTGTTCCAGCCGGACAGTTTGCCCAGCAATTATTTAGGAATTCAGGGATATCGCTCCAACCACCCAAACTTGTCTACGGCACGGATGTGCGTGATGTATTAAATCAAGTGTCAAGCATCACTAATGATACTATAGATGCGGGCGTTGTTTACACCACAGATGCTCTAACACAACCTGATCTAGTCAAAATTGCATACACTCCGCCTACCAACCTTTACTCTCCGATTGTTTATGGTTCTGCTGTACTTGCACAATCTCAAAACCTAAATGCAGCTAGAGATTTTAACAGCTTTCTGGGCAGCCCTCAAGCATTCACCGTGTTTCAGTCATATGGATTCACTAAGCCCGTTCCCGAACCTCTGACTATTGGTGGCACAATAGCAGCAGGTCTATTCGGTGTTGCAATGAAGCGAAAAGCAGCTAAAGCTAAAGCTAAAGCAGCAGTGAATTAA